The following DNA comes from Candidatus Parvarchaeota archaeon.
CTGTTTGAGCTTCCTGGCTGCACAAGCGCCGAAGTTATGTGCACTGCAAGGCCCATGCGCGCAAACCTGCTTCTTCCCTCAAGTGTCCCCATTATGTCAGGCGCCAGGGTTATTTTTTCAACTGTCAGCCCAAGACACATTTCCTGAGACTTGAGGGTTAGGGAATCTGCCACTATCTTTTGCGTGGCCTTTTGGAAGCCTACTTTTGAAAGGTCAACAGGCCGCTTGGAGCACTCGTATTTTTTTTTGAACTTCCAAAATACGCCATCAAGGGTCAGGTCAATGCTTGCCCCGCCTATCTGGTCTGGCTTTAGTTTTGGCGAAAAAACAAGCCTTTTTTGCGCTATTGCCTTTTTTATGTCAAAGTCGGACATTACCATAAGTTGCTTATCTAAAAAAAGACTTATATAAACCAATCTGTATGTTATGGCAGTAGGGCAATAATCACAGGATGGCAAAAGCAAAATTGCGTTGTTTGGCATGTCCAACCAAATCAAAGAAAGCAGCAGCAATTCCAATAACAGGTGTCAATCCAAATTAAACCAGCTGTCCTGATGCCATCTCCTCTGCAATATTCACTTATTTTACCCCAATCCGTTGGGCAAGCGTTTTTAACGATGCGTTCAAGTTTGCAAACTTATTCATGTGCACAATGCCAGCCATTGCATTTATTGTGTGGAGTTTTCTCAACCTCATGTATTCTGCAACTTTTTCTTTGTAATCGCTCCCAACAACGCTTTTTGCATGCTCCATAATTTCATTTTTGCCCTTCAAAAGCCTTGCAGGGTTCTCAATTATCCTGCCATCTTCAAGCTTAATCATTATTCCATTTAGCGCACTGGCATCAACGCTTTTTGCAATGAGCCCAAGCTCTGTTTTTCCAGTGTCTTTCTGCCTGTCAAATTTGGCTATCTCATCAATGCCTTCGACAAGCGGGCCGACAAGTGTTAAATAATTTGTTTGACGGGGTGTGAAGTCGCTGCCAATCCTCTCCAGACTGTACGGTGCTCCAAACAAGACTCTGTCAAATGAAATATTATCCGCCTGCCTGTGCGCCACCTCATCCATCTCGCTTTTTCGCAACGCAGTGTGCATCTCAATCTCGATTTTTTTTGCTCTCCCACCTGCTTCTTTTCCAAAATTTTCCGAGTGCAAGACCAACTTAACTTCTTTTGGCATCTGTTTTGTGCCTGGGGTGATGGCTTCGCTGTAAGTTATCTGTATTGGTTTGTCTGTGCTTTTCCTCTCAACAAG
Coding sequences within:
- the dcd gene encoding dCTP deaminase — translated: MPNNAILLLPSCDYCPTAITYRLVYISLFLDKQLMVMSDFDIKKAIAQKRLVFSPKLKPDQIGGASIDLTLDGVFWKFKKKYECSKRPVDLSKVGFQKATQKIVADSLTLKSQEMCLGLTVEKITLAPDIMGTLEGRSRFARMGLAVHITSALVQPGSSNRQVLEIVNMAPFPITIRSGMRISQVVFESLENPTGRPYAKFGHVARNQ